From Sphingomonas bisphenolicum, one genomic window encodes:
- a CDS encoding CHAT domain-containing protein → MQLSTRYAAVLLALALPAHAASAAAPAAAFSPTDPRHARLYSLERQAFALFDSDDYALSMSQKTRDAWARLHAAALRAKVAGKPHPLAGVALINLSSMDQIDGKNPDALAHANEGLALLAPFADAYPVAWMQGLSIKGYVQATLGDVTGAAEVLAQASRYMDGYIARTPPDKLDPSTHMLRSNIAFSHAQALTRLGRNVEAVDAQRASMEARIAASGPNSPDTIGAYYTYAQMLQRADRDVEAEKYARMAVDIATDHIDRKHPSYARALEALGLLLSRTGRRNESLDYLQRAIAIKRDTVGTGSLYFQFGLQNLGTVLLPLERYADAEPLFMEAERGFRGIEGENSPQSARALAFAASAALAEGRREQGVERFNAALARVRAGSDKDRDIGQRVYPYLIPALIAAGHGGEARAAAAAFAAETRQLDNAPAIPLAQAAMLSAWTGPDRTVLGETARRLVGLLRDDASVHDDAELTEEQRAALDTILAVAAQAQDAALALDAMAILAGSRIAQANRLVAQRLVADPALAARVRRLQDRTKTLQAADSRLLKALAVDSGVAAARTERAAVAAMVDVERVAIARNYPRWVEANGGERPDLGALRDGLGEREALLAVMPAFDGVYLLAVSAGGTRIERAQMDRAALVALVGRLRGSLTPAGFDQSSAHTLYSQIFTPGILATLGRARTLRIVPTGAFASLPFGMLPQRPVAAVTPHTPWLIRRFAIEVQPGFSATPDRRQQMAARDQRFLGIGAPLTFGAIQTADAPRGAGALSQLPPLPGSQAELRAVAHRFGMERTTLLVGRDASEAGLRDRDLSGYAVILFATHGLVGGEMEGVSEPALVLSPRPPMRRGTTGCSPRRKWRGCGSARIG, encoded by the coding sequence ATGCAGCTTTCCACGCGGTATGCGGCCGTGCTTCTGGCGCTGGCGCTGCCGGCCCATGCGGCGTCCGCGGCCGCTCCGGCAGCCGCCTTTTCGCCCACCGACCCGCGCCATGCCCGGCTCTATTCGCTCGAACGGCAGGCTTTCGCCCTGTTCGACAGCGACGATTATGCGCTGTCCATGTCGCAAAAGACCCGCGATGCCTGGGCCCGGCTGCACGCCGCTGCGCTCAGGGCGAAGGTCGCGGGCAAGCCGCATCCGCTGGCCGGGGTCGCCCTGATCAACCTGTCTTCCATGGACCAGATCGACGGCAAAAATCCCGACGCACTGGCCCATGCCAACGAAGGCCTGGCGCTGCTCGCGCCCTTCGCCGACGCCTACCCCGTCGCGTGGATGCAGGGCCTGTCGATCAAGGGCTATGTTCAGGCTACACTGGGCGACGTGACCGGCGCGGCGGAGGTTTTGGCGCAGGCCAGCCGCTATATGGACGGCTATATCGCCCGCACGCCGCCCGACAAGCTCGACCCGTCGACGCATATGCTGCGGTCGAACATCGCCTTCTCCCACGCGCAGGCGCTGACCCGCCTCGGCCGCAACGTCGAAGCGGTGGACGCGCAACGGGCCAGCATGGAGGCCCGGATCGCGGCCTCCGGCCCCAACAGTCCCGATACGATCGGCGCTTATTACACCTATGCCCAGATGCTCCAGCGCGCCGATCGCGATGTCGAAGCGGAAAAATATGCGCGCATGGCGGTCGACATCGCCACCGACCATATCGACCGCAAACATCCCAGCTACGCCCGCGCGCTCGAAGCGCTGGGCCTGCTGCTGTCGCGGACCGGGCGGCGTAACGAGAGCCTCGACTATCTGCAGCGCGCCATCGCCATCAAGCGCGATACGGTGGGGACCGGCAGCCTCTATTTCCAGTTCGGCCTGCAAAATCTCGGCACGGTGCTGCTGCCGCTGGAACGCTATGCCGACGCCGAACCGCTGTTCATGGAAGCCGAACGTGGCTTTCGCGGGATCGAGGGCGAGAATAGCCCGCAATCGGCCCGCGCCCTCGCCTTCGCCGCATCGGCCGCGCTGGCCGAGGGCCGTCGCGAACAGGGCGTCGAGCGGTTCAACGCCGCATTGGCGCGGGTGCGCGCCGGATCGGACAAGGACCGGGATATCGGCCAGCGCGTCTATCCCTATCTGATCCCGGCTTTGATCGCCGCCGGGCATGGCGGAGAGGCCCGCGCTGCGGCGGCAGCCTTCGCGGCCGAAACCCGCCAGCTCGACAATGCGCCTGCGATTCCCTTGGCGCAGGCGGCGATGCTGTCGGCGTGGACCGGACCGGATCGGACGGTGCTCGGAGAGACGGCACGCCGACTTGTCGGCCTGTTGCGCGACGACGCCAGCGTCCATGACGACGCCGAACTGACCGAGGAACAGCGGGCCGCGCTGGATACGATCCTGGCGGTGGCGGCGCAGGCGCAGGACGCCGCGCTGGCGCTGGACGCGATGGCGATCCTGGCCGGATCGCGCATCGCCCAGGCCAACCGGCTGGTCGCCCAGCGGCTGGTCGCCGATCCGGCGCTGGCCGCGAGGGTGCGCCGACTGCAGGACCGGACCAAGACGCTTCAGGCCGCCGACAGCCGCTTACTCAAGGCCTTGGCGGTCGACAGCGGCGTCGCGGCGGCGCGCACCGAACGCGCCGCCGTGGCGGCAATGGTCGATGTCGAGCGCGTCGCCATCGCCCGGAACTATCCGCGCTGGGTGGAAGCCAATGGTGGTGAGCGGCCCGATCTTGGCGCGCTGCGCGACGGGCTGGGTGAGCGCGAAGCGCTGCTGGCGGTAATGCCGGCTTTCGACGGCGTCTATCTGCTCGCGGTCAGCGCCGGCGGCACGCGGATCGAGCGGGCGCAGATGGATCGCGCCGCGCTGGTGGCGCTGGTAGGGCGGCTGCGCGGTTCCCTGACGCCTGCGGGCTTCGACCAGAGCAGTGCCCACACCCTATATAGCCAGATATTCACCCCCGGCATCCTCGCCACGCTGGGCCGGGCGCGGACGCTGCGCATCGTGCCGACCGGCGCCTTCGCCTCGCTACCCTTCGGGATGTTGCCGCAGCGCCCGGTCGCCGCGGTGACGCCGCATACGCCCTGGCTGATCCGCCGCTTCGCAATCGAAGTGCAGCCCGGCTTCAGCGCCACCCCAGATAGACGGCAGCAGATGGCGGCGCGCGACCAGCGCTTTCTGGGCATCGGCGCGCCGCTGACCTTCGGCGCCATACAGACGGCCGATGCGCCGCGTGGGGCCGGGGCGCTGTCGCAATTGCCGCCGCTGCCCGGATCGCAGGCCGAATTACGGGCAGTGGCGCATCGCTTCGGTATGGAGCGCACCACGCTGCTGGTCGGACGGGATGCCAGCGAGGCCGGGCTGCGGGATCGTGATCTGTCGGGCTATGCCGTGATCCTGTTCGCGACCCATGGGCTGGTGGGCGGGGAGATGGAGGGGGTGAGTGAACCTGCGCTGGTATTGTCCCCCCGGCCGCCGATGCGGCGGGGGACGACGGGCTGCTCACCGCGTCGGAAGTGGCGGGGATGCGGATCGGCGCGGATTGGGTGA
- a CDS encoding CHAT domain-containing protein: MRIGADWVILSACNTAAGDNAAAPAYSGLAQAFRYAGAGSLLVSHWPVRDDASAFVTLETVKGAARGLPRAVALQRAMLKLIGSKQPGAVQPYIWAPFILMGR, translated from the coding sequence ATGCGGATCGGCGCGGATTGGGTGATCCTGTCCGCCTGCAACACGGCGGCGGGCGATAATGCCGCGGCCCCCGCCTATTCGGGACTGGCGCAGGCGTTCCGCTATGCCGGGGCGGGATCGCTGCTGGTGTCGCACTGGCCGGTGCGGGATGACGCCAGCGCCTTCGTCACGCTGGAGACGGTGAAGGGTGCGGCGCGCGGCCTGCCCCGGGCGGTGGCGTTGCAGCGGGCGATGCTCAAGCTGATCGGATCGAAACAGCCCGGCGCCGTCCAGCCCTATATCTGGGCGCCGTTCATCCTGATGGGGCGTTAA
- a CDS encoding ABC-F family ATP-binding cassette domain-containing protein, producing the protein MLNLNAITVRLGGRVILDRAAAALPPRSRVGLIGRNGAGKSTLMKVMIGQLDPDEGSCDMPRDTRLGYIAQEAPSGTATPFDTVLEADKERAELMAEAEHTQDPDRLGHIYERLTAIDAYTAPARAARILVGLGFDEEMQGRPLDSYSGGWKMRVALASLLFSNPDLLLLDEPSNHLDLEATLWLENFLKAYRGTVVVISHERDLLNNVVDYILHLEGGKVTLYPGGYDAFERQRAERLAQLESARAKQAAEREKLQDYVARNSARASTAKQAQSRAKALARMQPIAAAIEDPTLHFGFPSPAELRPPLITMDMASVGYTETPILKRINLRIDPDDRLALLGRNGNGKTTLARLIAAQLAPMEGTMASSPKMNVGYFTQYQVEELDVTDTPLEHMTRVMKGATPGAVRAQLGRFGFSGERAVQKVGSMSGGERARLALALITRDAPHMLILDEPTNHLDVDSREALVQALNDYSGAVVIVSHDRHMIELVADRLVLVDNGTAQPFDGSLDDYTDIILRKADGNSSGDAPKVDRKADKKAAAEWREKQKVLKNAVNKAEREMTTLIAERKRIDAVLSDPKAATGVEAKMTTSQLMVKRAEVEKKLESAEEIWMEAGAALEAG; encoded by the coding sequence ATGCTGAATCTCAACGCCATCACCGTGCGCCTTGGCGGCCGCGTCATTCTCGATCGTGCCGCCGCCGCCCTGCCGCCGCGCAGCCGCGTCGGCCTCATCGGCCGCAACGGCGCGGGCAAGTCCACGCTGATGAAGGTGATGATCGGCCAGCTCGATCCCGACGAGGGATCGTGCGACATGCCCCGCGACACGCGGCTGGGCTATATCGCGCAGGAAGCCCCGTCCGGCACCGCGACCCCCTTCGACACCGTGCTCGAAGCCGACAAGGAACGCGCCGAACTGATGGCGGAGGCGGAGCATACGCAAGACCCCGATCGCCTCGGCCATATTTACGAGCGGCTGACGGCGATCGACGCCTACACCGCGCCCGCCCGCGCCGCCCGCATCCTCGTGGGCCTCGGCTTTGACGAGGAAATGCAGGGTCGCCCGCTCGACAGCTATTCGGGCGGCTGGAAGATGCGCGTGGCGCTCGCCTCTTTGCTCTTCTCCAATCCCGACCTGTTGCTGCTGGACGAACCGTCGAACCATCTCGACCTCGAAGCCACGCTCTGGCTGGAAAATTTCCTGAAGGCCTATCGTGGCACCGTGGTCGTCATCAGCCACGAACGCGACCTGCTCAACAATGTGGTCGACTATATCCTCCATCTGGAAGGGGGGAAGGTCACCCTCTATCCCGGCGGTTACGACGCGTTCGAACGGCAACGCGCCGAACGGCTGGCCCAGCTCGAATCCGCCCGCGCCAAGCAGGCGGCGGAGCGTGAGAAGTTGCAGGACTATGTCGCCCGCAACTCCGCCCGCGCCTCGACCGCGAAACAGGCCCAGTCCCGCGCCAAGGCGCTGGCCCGGATGCAGCCCATCGCCGCCGCGATCGAAGATCCGACGCTGCATTTCGGCTTTCCCAGCCCCGCCGAACTGCGCCCGCCGCTCATCACCATGGACATGGCGTCGGTCGGCTACACCGAAACGCCGATCCTCAAGCGCATCAACCTGCGCATCGACCCCGACGACCGGCTGGCGCTGCTTGGCCGCAACGGCAACGGCAAGACGACGCTGGCCCGCCTTATCGCCGCGCAACTCGCCCCGATGGAAGGGACGATGGCCTCCAGCCCCAAGATGAATGTCGGCTATTTCACCCAATATCAGGTGGAGGAACTGGACGTCACCGACACGCCGCTGGAACATATGACCCGCGTGATGAAGGGTGCGACCCCCGGCGCGGTCCGCGCCCAGTTGGGCCGCTTCGGCTTCTCCGGCGAGCGCGCGGTGCAGAAGGTCGGCTCCATGTCCGGCGGCGAGCGCGCCCGTCTGGCGCTGGCGCTCATCACCCGCGACGCGCCGCATATGCTGATCCTGGACGAACCGACCAACCATCTGGACGTCGACAGCCGCGAGGCGCTGGTCCAGGCCCTGAACGACTATAGCGGCGCGGTGGTCATCGTCAGCCACGACCGCCACATGATCGAACTGGTCGCCGACCGCCTCGTCCTGGTCGACAACGGCACCGCCCAGCCGTTCGACGGCAGCCTCGATGATTATACCGATATCATCCTGCGCAAGGCGGACGGCAACAGCAGCGGCGACGCGCCGAAGGTCGACCGCAAGGCCGACAAGAAAGCCGCGGCCGAATGGCGCGAGAAGCAGAAGGTCTTGAAGAACGCCGTCAACAAGGCGGAGCGCGAAATGACGACCCTGATCGCCGAGCGCAAGCGGATCGACGCCGTGCTGTCCGACCCCAAGGCCGCGACCGGCGTGGAGGCGAAGATGACCACCAGCCAGTTGATGGTGAAGCGGGCCGAGGTGGAAAAGAAGCTGGAAAGCGCCGAGGAAATCTGGATGGAGGCCGGCGCCGCGCTGGAAGCGGGTTAA
- a CDS encoding DUF7946 domain-containing protein, translating to MPAIVPYRLKLTGDLADDHQFEGYDGYMALAGFAWTLSLVANYADTGKIRQRGEFDGRHAVRAKAPEEGSVIADFFVKLTNNPAVVFGAVAGGAASGSFLDALVRRVINKNLGQTADDEALAQLLANRARTGDVEALVAITEAPIRQAHSVIGSGAEEMLISGGININPIATFNESTKEYVKQNVEDNHEITKAFSVSAFNANSGYGSVFDQDHGHVIPFSMKREKLRQFRQVFSWGLDQYTNRTGGKVNATFTRILAMDGRPKRYVIHSAERAVA from the coding sequence ATGCCTGCGATCGTACCTTATCGCCTAAAGCTGACTGGCGACCTTGCTGACGATCATCAGTTTGAAGGCTATGATGGTTACATGGCACTTGCTGGGTTCGCTTGGACCCTGTCACTGGTCGCCAACTATGCCGACACCGGTAAGATAAGGCAGCGGGGTGAGTTCGACGGCAGGCACGCCGTTCGAGCCAAGGCCCCAGAGGAAGGCAGCGTCATCGCTGACTTCTTTGTCAAGTTGACTAACAATCCCGCTGTCGTGTTTGGTGCGGTGGCTGGAGGTGCTGCCAGTGGTAGCTTCCTCGACGCGCTAGTCCGGCGAGTTATCAATAAGAACCTAGGTCAGACCGCCGACGACGAAGCTTTAGCCCAACTTCTCGCTAATCGCGCACGAACAGGTGATGTCGAGGCCCTTGTAGCAATAACAGAAGCTCCCATCCGCCAAGCCCACAGCGTTATCGGATCTGGGGCCGAGGAGATGTTGATCTCCGGGGGTATAAACATAAATCCCATAGCGACCTTCAATGAATCAACTAAGGAATACGTCAAGCAGAACGTTGAGGATAATCATGAGATAACGAAAGCCTTCAGCGTTTCAGCATTCAATGCCAACTCCGGATATGGAAGCGTTTTTGACCAAGATCATGGTCACGTCATACCATTTAGTATGAAGCGCGAGAAGCTGAGGCAATTTAGACAGGTATTCTCATGGGGCTTAGACCAGTACACAAACCGAACTGGCGGTAAGGTCAATGCCACGTTCACTCGAATTCTCGCGATGGACGGCCGACCGAAGCGATACGTTATCCACAGTGCTGAAAGGGCTGTCGCTTAG
- a CDS encoding glycoside hydrolase family 3 N-terminal domain-containing protein has product MTFDRRDLLIRTLGGVLAIGLPRRALAQGDVERVDALIAKMTLEEKAGQMTCLADSFRPFNPPNPQVGIQDEKRLAQEIRRGRVGCLFNGIGVAGGRRAQEIAVKDSRLGIPLLFAGDVIHGLKTIFPVPLAEASSFDPALCERTARAQAIEATAAGLHLTFAPMVDVARDQRWGRVVEGAGEDVTLTGILSAARIRGYQGRDLRRDDALLACPKHFAAYGAVAAGLEYGNVDISEETLRETHLPPFGKAFAAGALTTMAAFNEINGVPATADSELLTDILRGEMQFRGFVFSDYTADEELVAHGFAEDDRDAARLAVLAGVDMSMQSGLYIRYLPDLVKSGAVPMGTIDVAVRRILYVKAAIGLFDNPYRSLNEEAEKTRIFTPAHRALSREAATRSVVLLKNEGVLPIDPARGQAIALIGPFAQDTANLYGPWAFYGDPDKGVDIATGLRAALPDPTKLTVTRGSDISGPIDGGIAEAVAAAKAADIVLLAIGESQAMSGEAQSRTVIEIPPAQQALADAVAATGKPVVILLRHGRALALHDGVANAQAILATWFLGSEAGHAIADILLGKVDPSGKLPVSFPWESGQEPFYYDRKSTGRPVLGNGSSEYKARYATTDNSARFPFGHGLTYTDFVLDQLKLSDSALRWDAAIEVTARITNKGNRKGSEVVQLYTRDRVASRTRPIRELKRMARVTLGPGESKTVRFSLSRVDLEFVGARSQRIAEPGAFDLWVGQSSVGGLKGEFTLYAAEPAKG; this is encoded by the coding sequence ATGACATTTGATCGCCGCGACCTGCTCATCCGCACCCTTGGCGGCGTCCTCGCCATCGGCTTGCCCCGCCGCGCGCTGGCGCAGGGCGATGTCGAGCGCGTCGACGCCCTGATCGCCAAGATGACGCTGGAGGAAAAGGCGGGCCAGATGACCTGCCTCGCCGACAGCTTCCGCCCCTTCAACCCGCCCAACCCGCAGGTCGGCATCCAGGATGAAAAGCGTCTCGCGCAGGAAATCCGCCGGGGCCGTGTCGGCTGCCTCTTCAACGGCATCGGCGTCGCAGGCGGCCGCCGCGCGCAGGAGATCGCGGTCAAGGACAGCCGCCTCGGCATCCCGCTCCTGTTCGCGGGCGACGTCATCCACGGCCTCAAGACCATCTTCCCGGTCCCCCTCGCCGAAGCCTCCAGCTTCGACCCCGCTTTGTGCGAGCGCACCGCCCGCGCCCAGGCGATCGAAGCCACCGCAGCGGGCCTCCACCTCACCTTCGCCCCCATGGTCGATGTCGCCCGCGACCAGCGCTGGGGCCGCGTAGTGGAGGGGGCAGGGGAGGACGTGACCCTCACCGGCATCCTCTCCGCCGCCCGCATCCGCGGCTATCAGGGCCGCGACCTGCGCCGCGACGACGCGCTGCTCGCCTGTCCCAAACATTTCGCCGCCTATGGCGCGGTCGCCGCGGGCCTGGAATATGGCAATGTCGACATCAGCGAGGAAACGCTGCGCGAAACCCATCTGCCCCCCTTCGGCAAGGCGTTTGCGGCAGGCGCGCTCACCACCATGGCCGCCTTCAACGAGATCAACGGCGTCCCCGCCACCGCCGACAGCGAACTCCTCACCGACATTTTGCGCGGCGAGATGCAGTTTCGCGGCTTCGTCTTTTCCGATTACACCGCCGACGAAGAACTGGTCGCCCACGGCTTTGCGGAGGATGACCGTGACGCCGCCCGCCTCGCCGTCCTCGCCGGGGTCGATATGTCGATGCAGAGCGGCCTCTACATCCGCTACCTGCCCGATCTGGTGAAGAGCGGCGCGGTGCCGATGGGCACGATCGACGTCGCCGTGCGCCGCATCCTCTATGTAAAGGCCGCCATCGGCCTGTTCGACAACCCCTATCGATCGCTGAACGAGGAAGCGGAAAAGACCCGCATCTTCACCCCCGCCCACCGCGCCCTGTCCCGCGAAGCCGCCACCCGATCGGTCGTCCTGCTCAAAAATGAAGGCGTCCTGCCGATCGACCCGGCCAGGGGGCAGGCCATCGCCCTCATCGGCCCCTTCGCGCAGGACACCGCCAATCTCTACGGCCCCTGGGCCTTTTACGGCGACCCGGACAAGGGCGTGGACATCGCCACGGGCCTGCGCGCCGCGCTCCCCGACCCGACGAAACTCACCGTCACGCGCGGCAGCGACATTAGCGGGCCGATCGACGGCGGCATCGCGGAGGCGGTCGCGGCGGCCAAGGCGGCGGACATCGTCCTGCTCGCCATCGGCGAATCGCAGGCCATGTCGGGCGAAGCCCAATCCCGCACCGTCATCGAAATCCCGCCCGCGCAACAGGCGCTGGCTGACGCCGTCGCCGCCACCGGCAAGCCGGTCGTCATCCTGCTGCGCCACGGCCGCGCGCTCGCCCTGCACGATGGCGTCGCCAATGCGCAGGCGATCCTCGCCACCTGGTTCCTGGGGAGCGAGGCGGGCCACGCCATCGCCGACATCCTGCTGGGGAAGGTCGATCCATCGGGCAAACTCCCCGTCAGCTTCCCCTGGGAAAGCGGGCAGGAGCCTTTCTATTATGACCGCAAATCGACCGGCCGCCCGGTGCTGGGCAATGGCAGTAGCGAATATAAGGCCCGCTACGCTACCACCGACAACAGCGCCCGTTTCCCCTTCGGCCACGGCCTGACCTATACCGATTTTGTCTTGGACCAGCTCAAACTGTCCGACAGCGCGCTGCGCTGGGACGCCGCGATCGAAGTGACCGCCCGCATCACCAACAAGGGCAATCGCAAGGGCAGCGAAGTGGTCCAGCTCTACACCCGCGACCGCGTCGCCAGCCGCACCCGCCCGATCCGCGAACTAAAGCGCATGGCCCGCGTGACGCTGGGTCCGGGCGAAAGCAAGACCGTCCGCTTTTCGTTGTCGCGCGTTGATCTGGAATTCGTCGGCGCCCGAAGCCAGCGCATCGCCGAACCCGGCGCGTTCGACCTGTGGGTCGGGCAATCGAGCGTGGGCGGATTGAAGGGCGAGTTTACGCTTTATGCGGCGGAGCCGGCGAAGGGGTAG
- a CDS encoding DMT family transporter codes for MAWLILGIAIFTEICWALSLKWAATLGSWQASAVPIALSFLNMGLLALAMKGIPAGTAYAVWTGLGAVGVIIGGVLFFGDRVNPAQIAFMAMIVVGVVGTKLFASA; via the coding sequence ATGGCGTGGCTCATCCTCGGCATTGCCATATTCACCGAAATCTGCTGGGCCTTGAGCCTGAAATGGGCCGCGACCCTTGGAAGCTGGCAAGCGTCCGCCGTGCCGATCGCGCTCAGCTTCCTCAACATGGGCCTGCTCGCGCTGGCGATGAAGGGCATTCCCGCAGGCACCGCCTATGCGGTCTGGACGGGCCTTGGCGCGGTGGGCGTCATCATCGGCGGCGTCCTCTTCTTCGGCGACCGGGTCAATCCGGCGCAGATCGCCTTCATGGCGATGATCGTGGTGGGCGTCGTGGGCACGAAGCTCTTCGCCTCGGCCTGA
- the rlmB gene encoding 23S rRNA (guanosine(2251)-2'-O)-methyltransferase RlmB has product MKKPHRSTKPKGTFPRFYGRHAVIAALANPNRIVRKIWGTREALGALDLPPVLPIVYSDVADMGRMVPSDAPHQGIVAEVEPLDDVWLGEVLEEGQDDRRPILVLDQVTDPHNVGAILRSAAAFDALCIVTQDRHAPPESGVLARAASGALENIPWVRVVNLARALEEIAEAGYWRIGLDGDADTTLGEAIGESRVALVLGAEGEGLRHNTIAHCDIIAKLPISPRMESLNVSNAAAIALYAATVR; this is encoded by the coding sequence ATGAAAAAGCCGCATCGCTCCACCAAGCCCAAGGGCACCTTCCCCCGCTTCTACGGTCGCCACGCCGTCATAGCGGCGCTCGCCAACCCCAACCGCATCGTGCGCAAGATATGGGGCACGCGCGAAGCGCTGGGCGCCCTCGACCTGCCGCCGGTGCTGCCGATCGTCTATTCCGACGTCGCCGACATGGGCCGCATGGTCCCGTCCGACGCGCCGCATCAGGGCATCGTCGCCGAAGTCGAGCCGCTGGACGATGTCTGGCTGGGCGAAGTACTGGAGGAAGGACAGGACGACAGGCGGCCGATCCTGGTGCTGGACCAGGTGACGGACCCGCATAATGTGGGCGCGATCCTGCGCTCCGCCGCCGCTTTCGATGCGCTGTGCATCGTCACGCAGGACCGGCACGCCCCGCCCGAATCGGGCGTACTGGCGCGCGCGGCGTCGGGCGCGCTGGAAAATATACCCTGGGTGCGGGTGGTGAACCTGGCCCGCGCGCTCGAAGAGATTGCCGAAGCGGGCTATTGGCGCATCGGGCTGGACGGCGACGCCGACACCACATTGGGCGAGGCGATCGGCGAATCGCGTGTCGCTTTGGTGCTGGGAGCCGAGGGCGAAGGGCTGCGCCACAATACGATCGCCCATTGCGACATCATCGCCAAGCTGCCGATCAGCCCGCGGATGGAGAGCCTGAACGTGTCCAACGCCGCGGCCATCGCGCTATACGCTGCGACGGTGCGCTGA
- a CDS encoding 2Fe-2S iron-sulfur cluster-binding protein codes for MPKLIVVNRAGEEQAVDGDNGLSVMEIIRDNGFDELLALCGGCCSCATCHVYVDPAFADALPAMSEDENDLLDSSDHRNETSRLSCQVMLSDSLDGLRVTIAPED; via the coding sequence ATGCCGAAATTGATCGTGGTCAACCGTGCAGGTGAAGAACAGGCTGTCGATGGCGACAATGGCCTGTCGGTGATGGAAATCATCCGCGACAACGGTTTTGATGAATTGCTGGCGCTGTGCGGCGGTTGCTGCTCCTGCGCGACCTGCCATGTCTATGTCGATCCGGCCTTCGCCGACGCGCTGCCGGCCATGAGCGAGGATGAAAACGACCTGCTCGACAGCTCCGATCACCGCAACGAGACCAGCCGCCTGTCCTGCCAGGTCATGCTGAGCGATTCGCTCGACGGCCTGCGCGTCACCATCGCGCCGGAAGACTGA
- a CDS encoding DNA-3-methyladenine glycosylase family protein, protein MVTSAEQLRTSLDAIAALEPGFGAAIGRVGYPAPRVRAPGYETLLRTIVGQQVSVAAAAAVWRKLEAELGEGCAPDALLARDYDALRACGLSRQKQGYARSLAELILSGALDLGALPADDEEAIAQLVRIKGIGRWSAEIYLLFAEGRPDIWPAGDLAVQIEIGRILGLPERPSEKLTRDVAEAWRPHRGAAAIMAWHHYNTEVL, encoded by the coding sequence ATGGTTACGAGTGCAGAACAGTTACGCACCAGCCTGGACGCCATCGCCGCGCTGGAGCCCGGCTTTGGCGCAGCGATCGGCCGGGTGGGCTATCCCGCGCCGCGGGTGCGGGCGCCGGGCTATGAAACGCTGTTGCGGACGATCGTGGGCCAGCAGGTCAGCGTGGCGGCCGCAGCGGCGGTGTGGCGCAAGCTGGAAGCGGAGCTGGGCGAAGGCTGCGCGCCCGACGCCCTGCTGGCGCGGGATTATGACGCCTTGCGTGCCTGCGGCCTGTCCCGCCAGAAGCAGGGCTATGCCCGCAGCCTGGCCGAACTGATCCTGTCGGGCGCTCTGGACCTGGGCGCCCTGCCGGCCGACGACGAGGAGGCGATCGCGCAGCTCGTCCGGATCAAGGGCATCGGCCGCTGGTCGGCGGAAATCTATCTGCTGTTCGCGGAGGGGCGTCCCGACATCTGGCCCGCTGGCGACCTGGCGGTGCAGATCGAGATCGGCCGCATCCTGGGCCTGCCCGAACGGCCGAGCGAAAAACTGACCCGCGACGTCGCCGAAGCCTGGCGTCCGCATCGCGGCGCCGCCGCGATCATGGCCTGGCACCATTATAACACCGAGGTACTCTGA
- a CDS encoding DUF2188 domain-containing protein — MALPHARYIVLQHEGVWKINLDNKYYGPFPTQALAVDSATGTARQASEAGYPASVLLMQGTQFETLWTSVAD, encoded by the coding sequence ATGGCCCTGCCCCACGCCCGCTACATCGTCCTTCAGCATGAGGGCGTCTGGAAGATCAATCTGGACAATAAATATTATGGTCCCTTCCCTACCCAGGCGCTGGCGGTGGACAGCGCCACCGGCACCGCGCGGCAGGCGAGCGAAGCGGGCTATCCCGCGTCGGTGCTGCTGATGCAGGGAACCCAGTTCGAAACGCTGTGGACCAGCGTTGCGGACTGA
- a CDS encoding response regulator gives MRKKVLIVEDEIFVALEIEQIVEDAGFQVGAIAADREGALACAQDCDIALVDLNLRDGPTGPDIGIELATRHGIRVIYVTANPTQIGAASVAALGVITKPFRAHSISATLRLAAAEQPDLTAAEIAGFTPFPPSGSWNAMESRG, from the coding sequence ATGCGCAAGAAGGTTCTGATAGTCGAGGACGAGATTTTCGTCGCTTTGGAGATTGAGCAGATCGTCGAAGATGCCGGATTCCAGGTCGGCGCGATCGCCGCCGATCGCGAAGGCGCGCTTGCTTGCGCGCAAGATTGCGACATCGCCCTTGTCGACCTGAACCTGCGGGATGGCCCGACCGGGCCGGATATCGGCATCGAGCTGGCCACCCGTCACGGCATTCGCGTCATCTATGTCACCGCCAACCCGACCCAAATCGGCGCAGCGTCGGTCGCGGCGCTGGGCGTCATCACCAAGCCGTTCCGCGCGCACAGCATCTCCGCTACGCTGCGGCTGGCTGCGGCGGAGCAGCCCGACCTGACAGCAGCAGAAATTGCCGGTTTTACGCCGTTCCCGCCGTCCGGCTCATGGAACGCGATGGAATCCAGAGGCTGA